The genomic stretch TCTGGGAAGTGGTCGAACGCATAAACAGAGGAGTAACACCAATTTTGTAGAATGAAATAAGTTGTTCAACCcgatttaataataaattttactatgtgtattatattataaaaacaatcacacaAGCTTCTGCATAATGAACTGATTTGCGGACAAAAACAcgacatatgcatttttattcACAATCAAAATGAGTGTTATCCTAAATAATTTTATCCTAAAATATGAAAAAGCACCTCAGTTCACGTTCTGTTTTGATTTCAGGTTCGTGCCATGATAAATGGAAACACGTGCTTACCACGAATACGACTGGACAAGCCACGTTCGGGTCGAAAGCCAACCTGACAACCGCCGTCTTATCTGGCTCGGACGTCAGAATCCTCCTGACTTCAGACAGCTACTTAACCAGCGTTCAGAACGTGAAAACGACTGGCGTCAATGTTTGCGGCCAGGCCCTGATGCATATAAGCAAAGCGAGCTACGATTCCTTTCAGGATAAGGCTTACTGGTGGTTTATTAGCGTGTGCACAACGGGTCAGGTCCAGATGAACCGCTATTACGTCGGAAACCACGTTTCAAACGGCATTAATAAGATGACGTATGAAATCAAGTGGTTTATCAGGTACGCTCTTAGTCACCTCAAAACTGTTTATTTGTGTTTCACATTTTTGCAAGATGAAGTATTGTATTACAATTTGTTTGAGAGCAGCAATCGCTAGATGCGTTTGTGATTTCGTAGGAAACCAAGTTCTATTTGACAAAAGAGAAAAACAgctattcaaaatgttaatttgacAAGTTTTAACAGTTGGGCTCCATGCAAATGCGTATTACAGAGACTTCACGGAAAAGGCACTGAGCCATAACATCAACGGGGCTGCCAATTTTGGAAGTGTCACCAATGTCATCGATGATGTAGACGTAGGAAGTGATGTACGCGTAGTGTTTGATGATTATGCGGCCACCATGAACAGTGTACAGGTTTGTCTTACTGTTGAAATGCAGTTTAAAAGCGAATTGTATTGCGCAATAAAGGAATATACATATGTTGTTCTTGCAtgcaatattttatgtaatataatCATACCATAAAACTATATCAGCAGGGTATACATTCTTGCAACCTCTGATAGCATTTCGCCCCCTTGGTGCGAAAAGGTACCATGCGACATTGAACTTAGAAGGCACATGAAGATACCTTTTGCTCCAATGTGGCGATTTTGAAGCCTCTTTCTTCTGCTTAAAGTATTGATATCATTGGTGGTGCACTGTATGCattgtcatatatttatatatgctaAAGGCTCATTGTACTTTATAAAAAAgaagattttaacataaaatccACTCCAGATAATGTTTCTTGAAGTTCATTATTACTATAATAAGGGTTTTGTAGTAGCTCTTCTGGGGTAGTTGGGATTGCATGCGCtaatgtgtttgtgtgtgcgtgcCTGAGTGCAATTGATTGAGCTTAACAAAGAAAATCTTTTGAATTGTCTTCATAGTTTGTGGGGCGATTGACTTTCAATATTAATTGTTCGTTCGCTTTTACTTTATTACAAAACatattcatttataaatgaatttattacGACACTTGATAATTGTTCTATTAAAAGCaaatttttctttatattttttttttatatttgttaatgaagcatCAGCATACTAAGACAATACCCCGgaaagaggaaaataatgaatttgaatatcgaccgtactttcgtttagacaactgacgacagatatgattcgatttacgatgtgaacactattttgttttacggatcatttcggcttaaaggactcaccagtcatgtaaaatatcgaatataatatatattttttataaacatctggTAGCAAGTTGAGTTGCAAATAATTGGTCAGTCACCACATTTTAACTAGCTCTtatgacctgtttattcttttcagctcaattcaacagtgaaaaatgcccataatatcactttaaagcaaTACACTCTTATTACTGCTGACAGACAATAATTTGCTTTTTGTTCAGTCAAAGTAACAATCGATTTGACCCCTTTTGCCAGCTTTGTAATTGATATTCGTGTATTATTCATAGAGGCCaaacaaaatacttatttcattGCATGTATATGAACGCCATTACATTCAGATTATAACACAACGTGATGAATATTTTATAGCATTGAATTCAGTTCTATATTGGCGGCTTTACATATTATTATTCTTAACTTAACCCGATTAATctaaataaatgtgaaaatttaaataacaaaatatgtaacagtTGTTGGTCTATGTTGTACACTTGCtctatgtttttattaatatttaaaagagGCCTAAAAGGCAtttaacaacaacatcaacaacaacaacaacatcaacaataacaacagaTATAAACCAGTTGAACGTTCTAACGTATATTGATTGTAGCATTACATGTATTAATGTAAGCATTATGAGCACGAAGTACATGACTTTCTCAGATAGGCGTGGTAATCATTTAAGCACGTATCACAAATTGTAAGTGAAACATGAACTTTGCTcgagaaatatacatgtaatcatgttTTACTCAAGAAAGCTGAGTTCTTTGATACTTTCTTGCCGAAGAATCCATGGTCgttgtttcaatattataatttcaaattatcCACGGTCTATAACATCCGGCTAATAGCGACAAATCTTTGAATGGATGAAAGGATTTTATTTTAATCAGCTTTGGGCTATACGTGCCTGGTATATGAAAATTGAATTCATTGAGAGTAAACGAATTTTTTATGcttcaataaattataatgtaaaatatttataaaccaATTTGATGATAGTCATCACACTAAATTTCCATGCTTGTGATGTTTGGTAATGACGCTTTTTACATCAATATGTGCTTAatagttgttttcatgttaacgACTCATTTGAAACGTATGTGGAATGTACGCATCACACGTTTTAGTctgatgaaatattttttttctattaatagtTAAAACCCTTCAAGCATTTAAAAGTGTATGATAAGTTCATTGTATTGCATAAATACGCGACGAACAGTAAGAGCTTGGACAAGCCATTTGTGTCACCTTTAATGtaatgaattaacattgacaGACTCTATCTTGTAGTTTGAGCGACACACATTTTAAGATAGGTTTATTAAGCAGCAATTCATTTTGATATCCTAAATCCTTAAGCGCAACGTGAAATTAAGTTCAAATTCAAAGTTAAGGACGGAAACCTCCACCAACTGACCTATACAAAGAACGAGAGAATGAAAAAACTTTCTGTTATTTGGAGCTAAGGACACCATCGAACCTTAACAAGTTCTTAAATGACTATGTGCCGATTgattaaaaaagaaacacaaaaacatgattttattgatATGATGTTTCACTTGATTTCCTACAACTATGCAATTATGAACACATTTTGACTTAATATGTGTGTGTGATAGAGACATTATGCATTTAGCTCGACATCAAAACAAACGTTACGCTGACAATCTATACAAGTGCATCATCAGCAAATTGCCTGGAAGCGAATAAGAAGATTGTGTTACCTACATGTAGCTGGTAATCCAATTTAAGGTATCAcagaaaaactttttttaactttatactttaaaaacatgttaacataaaAATTAGCGATTTGAATTTGATGTTGAGATTTCATTACGAGGTTTAAGTTGTTTGGCTTCTTGTTTTTATGCAGGATCTAGGCGTAGGGTAAAACTGTTTAGGAATTTGAATAGCATCCGTTTATGCAGTTGTTTTGAAGCTTACAGTGATGTTTTTTTAAACGGTTTTGTACATTTAAGTTGGTGAACGCCATGAACAAATTTCAATCAATGAAATCAATTAGAATTGTGGTGACTTATTTCTTATTGTCTGACtcttgatatttcctctaaaaccTATTTCAGCCATTGTACATTTCTGATAAATTACTGtacttaaaatgattttttttatgcaaaGCGCTTCATATCTATAATTATGTGTTTTGTGGATGAAACGTatagaaattgttttttttttgcgtttgGCATGTTACCGTTAATTAAGCATATCTagttattaatacaaatattcaaCATTTGTTTCTATAGCTGGAGCTGCAAGttgttcatattttcttaaaagaaaTCCTAAATCACTTTGATTTACCATAAACAATATACGTAGCAGATTGGCGATAACAAGGATCTGGTCATTGGGCAAGCTGTCTGGCACATCAGTCAAAAGACGGTAACACCCAACATCGAGTTCCAAGGCAACGACTATTGGTGGTTCACCAATTGGGCCACTGACGGCACCTTGGCCGCCTCCCGTTGGCAGATAGGGGACCATATCAGTCGCGGGGAGTCAACGGAAGCACAGGGTTTGACATGGTAAAGAGTTTcgcatttaaacattttctttcGCTAATTTTTATTCTTGGCGACatattgtttaaacatttcattaacattgtattttgcacacacaaaaaacagtacaggttgtgtttgtatttgaaaTCAACATTTTTCCGTTATATCAAGAATATAGTGTATTATATTTTGAGTTGCTAAATGTCAATGTTTGCTGTGAATGCACATGAACTGGAAACACCATCACTGTGATATAATACATCTTGAGTAAAGAAAAGGTCTTTGAACAGTTTGCTACGGCATTTTAATGTGTCAATTGAATTAAGGTTCACAGACAACTGCTGGATGCTGGTGTACCAACACGACGCAGCCGGAAATAGGGTGCAGGGGTCACTCGACTTGCTTCGGTCGGCTGTATTACAAGGACACCGCGTCAAGGTCATGTTCGACTCCATATCCGCCGAACCAGATGAGGTGTCCGTACAGGGTGGCCACGTGAGCTCCGTCTTGATCAGTATGGTGGTCAGGAGTCCTAACGACATCCGGGCATTCAACCAAAGCGGAATGTGGGACTGGAGAATATTAACCACGACGGGAACAGAGACAACACTTAAAGTTAATGTTGGCGAATACGTAGAACAAGGTCGAACAACCGGAACGAAAGCTGTAAGCTGGTTTATCGACTCACGTCCGTGGGTTCAGGTACTTGTAAACAGCAAGACCGGAAGTGTCCTGTCTGGAAGCAAAGCGGCTCTTGTCAGCGCGGTGCATTCGGGGGCAAGGGTGCGCTATGTTCTCAGCTTTGACCCATCGACCTCCGATGTAGCGGTACACGAGGCAGATAATCTGGCGGTGAGCGGAAGCGAGGTCAGCGCCGCTCACATTCGCTCTGTAAGTCTATCAAGTTTTCCGACGGAAGTAAAGTTCCAGCCAAAGCCTTATTGGTGGTTCACACAGTCTACGACAACCGGAAAGGTGGACATGTCCCGTTGGACGGTTGGGGAACACGAGGGCCGCGGTCACACAAGTGCCACGGCTCAGATCACATGGTTCGCAAACTACTGAGAAAACGTTGAATCGAGCGACATCCATGAACCTCCtcttataaaaattatttaaaaaactggGTTTAACATAATTACACCGTAATTACTTACATGACCCTAGCGGACGTTAGTTTTTCATTTTAGAATAATATATATGAGCTAATATACAAAACTTAATTAActatgaacatttatttgttaGACTGTGCATTACCTATAAACCGAGGGGGCCGATTTGCGTTAAGTGCCTTTTGTTAACATGTTGCAAGTATACCGTCTTTAGCCTTATGTACTCTTTATAATCCagcaatatatacatgtataagctcAAAATATTCTTTTGATAAACGTACTCATTCTTTCTTAGCGTCTTATAACTTGGCTTAAAACTTTTTATgttaaaagtattatttaaactgGTGTGATAACATATAATCTAAACCTATTTAAGACGTGTTTGCGTTTTgtcaaataaaagtattttatattgCAACAAAGTTTTTATTCTCAAATCTATGTCTAAGATATAATTGCGtcattctgttgttgtttttttgttcataGCTATGACTTAAATTATATTCGTATAcgtttcattttattaaaaaagtttataacagattaaacattcagcataatataaaatatgaacgATTGTTGTTTGTGTATATGTTCTGACTTTTTTAtgtataaacatgtaaattaGATAATAAAACGTAAATGTAGCCAAAGAAAGGTTTATTATACTGTTTTATATGAGAATATGGTTGTATTGCATTGAATGGATCTAGAGCATGTTATAAAcacattaattataatttatcacAGTGCGTCTATATGAAAGTACAAATAAAACTTTGCACATAGTAACCAACAATTAAAGCCCACGAAGAGAAATGTAGaacttatgtatttaatatgGGTAATAAGTACCTCGTATTTTAAATGAAAGTTGCCTTGATCCCACTGGTCCTAAATACAGCTTCAACACAAGGCTgaatgtaagcgacctacagacAAAATAACAGAGAAACAACAACTCCGTCAAAATAGAAGTTATTTAGCGGAAACTCGTTTTCAATTCTAAGTAACAGTGAATTTGGCACACGGGCCTAAATTCCATTCCTCGCTAGATGCGCATGTAAAATATCTGCACACACATTTCAGCACAAAATTTCCCTCATAACAGAAGTTACTCACCGaaaaagatacatatatgtatatattcagCAACAGTTACATTGACCTTGAATCAACTGGTCCAAAATGCACCCCTATTGCTTGATCTACATCTAAACGTTTACCAGAATTTTCTAAGTACTATAAGGGGAACGATTCAGCTTAATGGCAGGTCGGAGTAATGAGCCTTTGTCTGAATCCCCAAATAATGATCCCCAATGCATGTAATTACTTTCAATTGAACATATGTAATAGTTAAAGAGATATGTATTGAATGCACGCGAACCTTAACCTACACGATTTATTCACGCAAATCTTAACCGGACGTTTATAAGTACTAAACGAGGCATATTCCTGCAAAGAAACGGTCATAGATCTGTGTATGTTCATAAATACCTTGACAACATATTAACTTTGCTACGCCGACGTCATTTGTTGGGTGAGTAGTAACACTCGGAATATTCATTGATTAGTcgaggtaaaataaataaacgatgcacatattaaataattgtacGAGGTTACTTTATATGAGATATAATCGaaacattttcaaatgttaaatggAAGCACGCACAAGAAATTAAtcctaaatttaaaaattaagactgaataTGTTGAGAATAATCGTGATAAATACAGTGCACGGTAAGTGTTGAATAAATGTAGGATTAATTGCTCGGTACCAAAACACGAAGTCTCGCGGTTCAGGTTTTCTTTTACTCGCTACGTAATCTAAGTCAACTCTAACTTAGAATAATTCTAATCAGCATCGCAAAGTGCTTTATTTCAGTTCTAATGCAAACAAATTTGAATAACATGTAcgatattttacaataatcatGATCTTAGTATTTGTAAGGTAAATGTACTGCTTACTATTacatgaaataaacatttttaaattacagAAGTAACTGGTATTACAGTGTGTATCTAGACAGatgctttttaattaaattttacttatttaaaagtttaaaacttCATTCTCAATTACATATTAGGCGCTGTATACGCTGCACGTGCCAGTTAGCAGCATTGTTCGTAACCATCCAACTCAACAATTCCCAATAGAATTGTAACGCCCTTTCGTAGTCTCCTTCCATTTCATAGCAGTGACCAAGCAAACTGAGCGCTGTCTCAGTGTGATAATGGTTGAGCATATGTCTTGTATCACGTAGATAAGACTTGAGTAGCTCAAGTGCATGTAGCTGTTTGTCGCGTTCCCCTAGTCCCCTATACGTAATATACTGTAGATAGTGGAGGAAAGGAAGAGCATTCACCTCAGCACAGTCCATCCATCTTTTGTCAATGTAATCTCTCTGTGCAACTTCCTCTTCAGTTATAGCGCGATTCATTTCAAACCATAATATGTATGGTGCGCAGTGCGCTTCCTGTCTAAAAAAAACTTGACACAGAATGCGAATGGTGATTCACTGAATACTTTGTAACAGTCATATGATATCATGTTAGCAAACACCTGAAGATCACGGTTTCCGTCTTTCATTCCACATCCACACACAGCCTTTACCTTGCTATGATATCTCTTCACCACGTCATCCAGCACTTTAATTGCCGCGTGAAGATGTCCAAAACAGTATAACGTAGATGCCAACTTTAAGCGATTAGAAGCTACATCCGTATTTAAAGAATATTGTAAACGCTTGATAATGCCGCTGAAAGCATGGTTTCGTAGTGACAATCTGATAATGCATTGAATTGCGTAATGTATATAGATGATAAATATATTCTAAAGCAACGGCTTTCAATATGTCATTCGAGGAGTATTCAATAGCAGTGCATAGTTTATTGATTATAGCCAGCTGGAAGGTTGTATTCGAACTATGTGTCTTATATTGTATCCATCTTAAGTTGACGAGAAACCATTGCAAGCAATCGAACTTCAGTAATAAACTGATACTGTAACGTAAGCGTACAGAGCCCAGTTCTCCCTCACCAGCTTGTTCGATTCGGCGTATTCCACACGTTTGTAACCGATATACAAATTTATCTATATCGATATATAATCAATCTTGCAAGTCGTTCTTTATCAAGAAGGACACCATGCACCATGGACATTTCCCCGTCGAAAAAATTCACACCTTCTATGATATAATGAGGAAAGCTTCCCAATCGCAGCCATTTTCTTTATACTTGCAAACATCGTAAAAGTAGAAACATGAGGTTACGCTCCTTCCACAGAGAAGGGTGTATTCTCTCTAATGTGTAGAACATAaaagttttacaatgaaaacttgGGGTAAAATCCCCAACGATTTTGTTAAATaaggatttttttattaattttagaaCAATGTAAccttttatttgtgtaatattaaAACTAAACATCAACATTCTTTCAATAAGATTCGGAGACAGTCGCTATTCTTCGCGCTTGTAATCACTGTCCGGATGACCAGAAGGACCAGGAAAGACGGAGCTACCCGTGCAGCCTCAAGTAAGTTGGAAGGCGGCCAGTGTTTACCTCCACATCTGGTAATCCAGTATTGTATTTCAGGAAGAGGTTTGCAGACTTGAATTGCATAAACAATATCCCAGTTGGGCACGTGACTCCCTGAAGGTCCTTGTTTGGTTATCTCTCTTCCTTGCATTGAGAGTTCCTGCTCTGAATCCTGGTTCCATCGTTCTGAACTCAACAGTTCTTGCCCAGGATCTTTCCTTACCCATCTTTCATCGTTAATCCTGGTAACCACTTCCGGTGTGTCTCGTTTGATGGTCTGAAGCATGTACTGTTGAGGTGGAGTGATTTTTTCACGAAACATCAGAAGGTTATTCATCCTTGCCTCCCTGTCTGACCAGTCTTTCATGATGATAATTTTTTTGTCACTTTGTAACAAATCAATATCAGAGTTGAGACCAGGAGTGGTGGTTCCTTCCGATTGACTAccgaaataaaaacaataacatttttctCCCATTAGTTGGTGCATTATCGTCAGATCGCGTTCTCTCCACATAAATGTTCTTCTCCGCTGAATTACAGTGCATTTTCCGGCTCCAATATAATCCAGTTCTTCTTATATCAAGATAGATAATGCTGGAAAGTGATCTTGAATCTGGATAAACAAGTGTTCATtcattattgtgtttgtttttattattaaatcatcatCAGTGTTGTAAACATACGTCGTTAAATGCTATAATGTGATTATTGAAAACACGTATACACGCATTAATTTATTGACtgtcatttattttaatatttattttgaacaaaataacCGTGGTCGGTTAACAGTATATTTTACTTATGCAGCCGTGGTTAAAATTTATACTTATGTATGAATGTACATAATTGAATGGACCTTTTCCAAGACTTGACGAATTGACTTTTTTCAACTTCTGTCACAGAATCAAAAGAAAGCAAGAACAGTGTACATGGAGCAAACTAACACCACATTTATATCCATAAACGTTGaatacatgtttgtaaataacttagtatcatttgaatatatttaaatttataatgcgTTACAAACGCGTAACGTTCGAAAAATTTGGACTGTTTCTGcagtgtatttttaaaatgttggaaACACGAGGATCACTTACAGTAACTAAAATACTAAATTGGCAGTAAGACTGTAAGGATGACCGATAGATTAATGCAAAAGACTCGTAATTTGCACGATCACGGTTCAAATCACGATACAATAACATGTGTTTGAGGTTAAACTTACCTTGTTGTAAATCGCGAGCTCATTAATTATTTTCGCTGAATTTATTAAGTTAatccatatacacatacacatacaaataCATACGTTCTTCATGCACCATTTAGTGAATTTGAAACACTTTATATTTGGGATGCATTATAAATGTcattaatgaaaaacttcatctTTTACCAGCCTGTTGGGGACGGAATATTGATCCCGTCTCTTGTTCAACCGTCTCGACGGATCGCCATTGATACAAACTCTTCTAACAGCAAGATTGAGGTTCGAACTGGGAACACGTACCTTAAAGAAACATTTGAGTATACTATACGAGTAATTAAGATTTGAAACCTATGCTGACCATTCAAAACAAGTgatattatgtacatatatattctgGCATTACTGTCTTTTCGTGTCAATGGTGTtgataaaacataacaatatcaaatgactacgtatttttttaaaaacaataaatggaaACAATTTTCAAGACGAAAATTAAAAACCCGTTTATCAGAAGTAGAAAtgggcacatttattgtcattGCGTATCGCAAGTATGGTTTCACTGGACAACATGTgctacaaattaataaatttagtGTTACAGATTTGTTTTCGCGCAATGAAGCACGTCAATGCAGACTCAAAACTTCGGAATTTAATTGTCAAAACGAATCGGCCTAGTGCATAATTTGTTGCGGAAAAATAAGATGGTTATTTATAACGcgttatttaattgtataaaagataaaaaaaacatacagtCTTGCTGGAAAGGAAACCGAGTTTGCATGTGTCCATCGCGAATCACAAACCTTGTTCTTTGTTTCTGTTGCCCGAGGTTTTTCAAGCATACGCGGCAGACAATTGTTGATCGTTTCATGGTCTTCTTCCATTTTATCCAGCTTGAATAAATCAAAACTGACTTTTCATATTGTGTTTACAAGCGTTTTAAATGAAGCACCgatgacattgaaatgagaagACATATTGAACAGAGCATGTGTTTCCTTCTAATGTATATGCCGCTGCAAAATGTTGCTAATATGTGTTTTACAGAACATATCTGGATAACGTCGACATTTATActttttgttttactgcatacaGTTTACGCAAACTGACAATACTCAAAACAATTGTTTAGTTGATCTTAATTGATCGCTTTAGGATCTTTAAAAAGTACGTAATTCACTATCACAACGGATAAATACAAGCCGAAGAAAATGAAGTTTCCATTGACTATTTCAAATCGGCTTCCATCTTTGGTTATAGTATCATTGATACATTGGTTAATCATAATTTTCATCAGACTAATTTCTACACGTACCAGCGATTCTCTTCAAAGACAAAGTGTCATAGCGGATCTTCTCTGTCCCACAAACAGAACAATGGTGTAACATTTAAAAGTGTATTGCTAAAATTACTAACAATTGATTCTATCTCCATTAACTTATATTCGAATCTATTATTAAcagtaaaatgtatgttaataaaagAAAATCGtcgtttatgtttattatttagacGACTTgctcttattaaaatacatgaaaatcaAGGAAATTGAAGACGTGACGTGACTGGACGTCCCCAACCCTATAATATCCTATATGTTTATACTCTACGTGTCATTAGTATTGTGAACGTTTTCTAATGCTACGCaaataaagaaaagaaacatGACTAGTATTTGGTGAACATGAACTTCTAGAAAAGCAAATAACATCTAATATAACACTTTAAAAAAGTGCaataataacttattt from Dreissena polymorpha isolate Duluth1 chromosome 10, UMN_Dpol_1.0, whole genome shotgun sequence encodes the following:
- the LOC127847063 gene encoding uncharacterized protein LOC127847063 isoform X1; the protein is MEDQFRYVFWLAVLVMITAARSITSCSCHDKWKHVLTTNTTGQATFGSKANLTTAVLSGSDVRILLTSDSYLTSVQNVKTTGVNVCGQALMHISKASYDSFQDKAYWWFISVCTTGQVQMNRYYVGNHVSNGINKMTYEIKWFIRDFTEKALSHNINGAANFGSVTNVIDDVDVGSDVRVVFDDYAATMNSVQQIGDNKDLVIGQAVWHISQKTVTPNIEFQGNDYWWFTNWATDGTLAASRWQIGDHISRGESTEAQGLTWFTDNCWMLVYQHDAAGNRVQGSLDLLRSAVLQGHRVKVMFDSISAEPDEVSVQGGHVSSVLISMVVRSPNDIRAFNQSGMWDWRILTTTGTETTLKVNVGEYVEQGRTTGTKAVSWFIDSRPWVQVLVNSKTGSVLSGSKAALVSAVHSGARVRYVLSFDPSTSDVAVHEADNLAVSGSEVSAAHIRSVSLSSFPTEVKFQPKPYWWFTQSTTTGKVDMSRWTVGEHEGRGHTSATAQITWFANY
- the LOC127847063 gene encoding uncharacterized protein LOC127847063 isoform X2, whose product is MEDQFRYVFWLAVLVMITAARSITSCSCHDKWKHVLTTNTTGQATFGSKANLTTAVLSGSDVRILLTSDSYLTSVQNVKTTGVNVCGQALMHISKASYDSFQDKAYWWFISVCTTGQVQMNRYYVGNHVSNGINKMTYEIKWFIRDFTEKALSHNINGAANFGSVTNVIDDVDVGSDVRVVFDDYAATMNSVQIGDNKDLVIGQAVWHISQKTVTPNIEFQGNDYWWFTNWATDGTLAASRWQIGDHISRGESTEAQGLTWFTDNCWMLVYQHDAAGNRVQGSLDLLRSAVLQGHRVKVMFDSISAEPDEVSVQGGHVSSVLISMVVRSPNDIRAFNQSGMWDWRILTTTGTETTLKVNVGEYVEQGRTTGTKAVSWFIDSRPWVQVLVNSKTGSVLSGSKAALVSAVHSGARVRYVLSFDPSTSDVAVHEADNLAVSGSEVSAAHIRSVSLSSFPTEVKFQPKPYWWFTQSTTTGKVDMSRWTVGEHEGRGHTSATAQITWFANY